One Campylobacter concisus DNA window includes the following coding sequences:
- a CDS encoding M3 family oligoendopeptidase — translation MQIWDLKALFANEKECEQNALNLQKECEKFKDKYLENYENLKTDEFLKAFGEYENLIAKISKVMTYAFLNFAKDTSKGAFYAKIDEIATKANENLIFFEIKFNEFAPKKQEEIIKSSKKYGYYLSNLAKAKPHQLSVAEERVLLRTASTGAEGFSRLFDESMSKMRFKFKGELLNEEEILAKLHESDQSVRKLAAKSLSNELSKHQHLLGYIYNMIKTDLKTSCELRNFKLPEEPRHLENQISKKSVDSLIAVTEKNFDLVSKFYERKREILGLKKLYDYDRYAPLSSEGEYKFDECKKIVLKAFGTFSPKFGDIAKSAFNDGWIDVYPAPNKRGGAFSHSGSSDTHPYVLLNHTNQRRDLFTLAHELGHAVHQKLSYSVSYLNSDTPLTTAETASVFCEMLVFDHIKDGLSKKEKISLLAGKIEDIFATLYRQINFTTFERAVHAHEGEISLDELNKIWLKESKKMFGKSVTLNDYYKIWWSYIPHFIHTPFYCYAYSYAQLLVLALFGLYKSGKCENFVEIYTEFLSLGGSLSPRELVGKFGFDIDDKNFWQIGINEVKKLVDEFLEISKD, via the coding sequence ATGCAAATTTGGGATCTAAAAGCACTTTTCGCAAACGAAAAAGAGTGCGAACAAAACGCACTAAATTTACAAAAAGAGTGCGAGAAATTTAAAGATAAATACCTAGAAAATTATGAAAATTTAAAAACAGACGAGTTTTTAAAGGCATTTGGCGAATATGAAAATTTAATCGCTAAAATTTCAAAAGTAATGACTTACGCTTTTTTAAATTTTGCCAAAGATACAAGCAAGGGTGCATTTTACGCAAAGATCGATGAGATAGCGACAAAAGCAAATGAAAATTTGATATTTTTTGAGATCAAATTTAATGAATTTGCCCCTAAAAAACAAGAAGAGATCATAAAAAGCTCCAAAAAATATGGCTACTATCTAAGCAACCTCGCCAAAGCAAAGCCGCACCAATTAAGCGTTGCCGAAGAAAGAGTGCTACTTCGCACGGCAAGCACCGGAGCTGAGGGCTTTTCAAGGCTTTTTGATGAGAGCATGAGCAAGATGAGGTTTAAATTTAAAGGCGAGCTTTTAAACGAAGAAGAGATTTTAGCTAAGCTTCATGAGAGCGACCAAAGCGTGCGAAAACTAGCTGCTAAAAGCCTTTCAAACGAGCTTAGCAAGCACCAGCACCTCCTTGGCTATATATATAATATGATAAAAACTGATCTAAAAACGAGCTGCGAGCTGCGAAATTTCAAGCTTCCTGAAGAGCCAAGACACCTTGAAAATCAAATCAGTAAAAAAAGCGTTGATTCGCTAATTGCCGTAACTGAAAAAAATTTCGATTTAGTTTCTAAATTTTACGAGCGCAAAAGAGAAATTTTAGGCCTTAAAAAGCTTTACGATTACGACAGATACGCGCCTCTTAGCAGCGAAGGCGAGTATAAATTTGATGAGTGTAAAAAGATAGTTTTAAAGGCGTTTGGGACATTTTCACCTAAATTTGGCGATATAGCCAAAAGCGCCTTTAATGACGGCTGGATCGACGTTTATCCAGCGCCAAACAAGCGAGGTGGAGCATTTTCTCACTCAGGATCAAGCGACACGCACCCTTATGTTTTGCTAAATCACACAAACCAGCGAAGAGACCTTTTCACGCTAGCTCACGAGCTTGGCCACGCTGTGCATCAAAAGCTCTCATATAGCGTAAGCTACCTAAACTCAGACACTCCGCTAACCACGGCTGAGACGGCTTCAGTCTTTTGCGAGATGCTAGTTTTTGACCACATAAAAGATGGCCTTAGCAAAAAAGAGAAAATTTCACTGCTTGCTGGTAAGATCGAGGATATATTTGCCACGCTTTACCGCCAGATAAATTTCACCACCTTTGAAAGGGCTGTGCACGCACATGAGGGCGAGATCAGCCTAGATGAGCTAAATAAAATTTGGCTAAAAGAGAGCAAAAAGATGTTTGGCAAAAGCGTCACACTAAATGACTACTACAAAATTTGGTGGAGCTACATCCCACACTTCATCCATACGCCATTTTACTGCTATGCTTACTCTTACGCGCAGCTTCTTGTGCTTGCACTTTTTGGGCTTTACAAAAGCGGCAAATGCGAAAATTTCGTTGAAATTTACACCGAGTTTTTGAGCCTTGGTGGGAGCCTTAGCCCAAGGGAGCTTGTGGGTAAATTTGGCTTTGACATAGATGATAAAAATTTCTGGCAGATAGGTATAAATGAGGTTAAAAAGCTAGTAGATGAGTTTTTAGAAATTTCAAAGGATTAA
- a CDS encoding ATP-dependent helicase → MENLLSNLNEAQREAATHIDGAMLILAGAGSGKTKTITTRLAYLIGEVGIDAANTLTLTFTNKAANEMRSRAMAMLSQSGKNYSPLLCTFHKFGLLFLKLYIEKLGRKNNFVIIDTDDKKRIIKSFESPVATAILSSEISNYKNSLLSVEEVYKNANFSSFDKGKDNFYKQAAQIYEKYEDYLKANNLVDFDDLLGLTYKILDENEELAKDISNRYKYIMVDEYQDTNDLQYKLLKKLCLCHENICVVGDDDQSIYGWRGAKIDNILNFKDQFSNVKIIRLEKNYRSSEAILKAANELIDHNRNRLGKKLVGTKGEGEAVNLIESFDENLEAGKIAKNIKELLSKDVQAKDIAILYRINALSRSLEDGLNKEQIAYKMVGGVKFYERAEIKDIISYLRLINNPNDDFSIRRIINRPKRGLGKVSLDKLEKMAFEGKISIFEAISNISDNDEAFSKKVKSALLEFANNLKELQESSSVFDLIDKFEAKFGVKKYYESLPDGAERAANIDEFYAVLKDQIKQNPSFDLEEFLNEITLTSEQDGISDEAISIMSVHASKGLEFEHLFVIGLEEGFFPLIGDGSDIEEERRLAYVAITRAKKTLSLSFANSRFYKGQRTRLNKSRFLSESGITHGSLVIEQSNEFKKGDLVKHKIFGIGRVSAVSKIKKEFKLTINFGGNVREIMSSFVEKAV, encoded by the coding sequence ATGGAAAATTTACTATCAAATTTAAACGAAGCCCAGCGCGAAGCAGCCACCCACATAGATGGTGCGATGCTCATACTTGCAGGTGCTGGCAGTGGCAAGACAAAGACGATCACAACTAGGCTTGCCTATCTCATCGGCGAGGTCGGCATAGACGCGGCAAACACGCTAACTCTTACTTTTACAAACAAAGCCGCCAACGAGATGCGTAGCAGAGCCATGGCGATGCTAAGCCAAAGCGGCAAAAACTACTCGCCGCTTCTTTGCACATTTCACAAATTTGGACTTTTGTTTTTAAAGCTCTACATAGAAAAGCTTGGCAGAAAAAATAACTTCGTCATCATCGACACAGACGATAAAAAACGCATCATCAAAAGCTTTGAAAGTCCAGTCGCTACGGCGATTTTGTCAAGTGAAATTTCAAACTATAAAAACTCACTTTTAAGCGTCGAAGAGGTCTATAAAAACGCAAATTTCTCCTCTTTTGACAAGGGCAAAGACAACTTTTACAAGCAAGCAGCGCAAATTTATGAAAAATACGAGGACTATCTAAAGGCAAATAACCTTGTTGATTTTGATGACTTGCTAGGTCTTACATATAAAATTTTAGATGAAAACGAAGAGCTAGCAAAAGATATCTCAAACCGCTACAAATACATAATGGTCGATGAGTATCAAGACACCAACGATCTTCAGTATAAACTGCTAAAAAAGCTCTGTCTATGCCACGAAAACATCTGCGTTGTGGGTGATGATGACCAGAGTATTTATGGCTGGCGCGGTGCAAAGATCGATAATATCTTAAATTTCAAGGATCAGTTTAGCAACGTAAAGATCATCAGACTTGAGAAAAACTACCGCTCGAGTGAAGCGATACTAAAGGCTGCAAACGAGCTAATAGATCACAACCGCAACCGCCTTGGCAAGAAGCTTGTAGGCACAAAAGGCGAAGGCGAAGCTGTAAATTTGATAGAGAGCTTTGATGAAAATTTAGAGGCTGGCAAGATCGCAAAAAATATAAAAGAGCTTTTAAGCAAAGACGTACAGGCAAAAGATATCGCGATCTTATACCGTATAAATGCACTCTCTCGCTCGCTTGAAGATGGGCTAAACAAAGAGCAGATCGCCTATAAAATGGTCGGCGGCGTTAAATTTTATGAAAGAGCCGAGATCAAAGATATCATAAGCTACTTAAGGCTTATAAACAATCCAAATGACGACTTTTCAATAAGGCGCATCATCAACCGCCCAAAGCGAGGACTAGGCAAAGTAAGCCTTGATAAGCTAGAGAAAATGGCCTTTGAGGGCAAAATTTCTATTTTCGAGGCGATCTCAAACATCTCTGATAACGACGAAGCCTTTAGCAAAAAGGTAAAATCCGCCCTTCTTGAGTTTGCAAACAACCTTAAAGAGCTTCAAGAAAGCAGCTCAGTTTTTGACCTCATAGATAAATTTGAAGCAAAATTTGGCGTCAAAAAATACTATGAGAGCCTGCCAGATGGCGCTGAAAGAGCAGCGAACATCGACGAGTTTTACGCTGTTTTAAAAGATCAGATCAAGCAAAATCCAAGCTTTGATCTGGAGGAGTTTTTAAACGAGATCACGCTAACAAGCGAGCAAGATGGCATCAGCGATGAGGCTATCAGTATCATGAGCGTGCATGCGAGCAAGGGGCTTGAGTTTGAGCATCTTTTTGTGATCGGCCTTGAAGAGGGATTTTTCCCGCTCATTGGCGACGGTAGCGACATCGAAGAAGAGCGAAGGCTCGCTTACGTGGCGATAACAAGGGCGAAAAAGACGCTTAGCTTAAGCTTTGCGAATTCGCGCTTTTACAAAGGTCAGCGCACAAGGCTAAATAAGAGTAGATTTTTAAGCGAGAGCGGTATCACGCATGGCTCGCTAGTTATCGAACAGAGCAATGAATTTAAAAAAGGCGACCTTGTTAAACATAAAATTTTTGGTATCGGCAGGGTGAGTGCGGTTAGCAAGATCAAAAAAGAGTTTAAACTGACTATAAATTTTGGTGGCAATGTAAGAGAGATCATGTCAAGCTTCGTGGAAAAGGCCGTATGA
- the truB gene encoding tRNA pseudouridine(55) synthase TruB: MNAIFVANKPAGMSSNHFLGRLKRKYGVKKAGFSGTLDPFASGCLIVAFGSYTKFFRFLDKSPKVYEATIWLGVSSPSMDNENITEILNVKELNLEKLEAIRAQLIGKISYIPPKFSAKHINGTRAYKLARNGEEFELKPETMEIYESEILNYSHPFLTLRLSVSEGSYIRSYAEIFGQKVCYNVTLSSLKRVSEGKFRYENEKFLNICNFLNIEQNTYFGDINNILDGKKLKINDFETQTQGIYLLNYDKFMSVIQIMDDTINYTLNKVEKC, translated from the coding sequence ATGAACGCCATTTTCGTGGCAAACAAGCCTGCTGGTATGAGCTCAAACCACTTTTTAGGACGACTAAAGAGAAAATACGGCGTCAAAAAGGCTGGATTTTCAGGCACGCTTGATCCATTTGCAAGTGGCTGCTTGATAGTCGCTTTTGGCTCGTATACGAAATTTTTTAGATTTTTAGACAAGAGCCCAAAGGTCTATGAGGCGACGATCTGGCTTGGGGTGAGCAGTCCAAGCATGGATAATGAAAATATCACTGAAATTTTAAATGTAAAAGAGCTAAATTTAGAAAAACTTGAAGCTATAAGAGCCCAGCTAATCGGCAAGATAAGCTACATCCCGCCAAAATTTAGCGCCAAACATATAAATGGCACAAGAGCTTACAAGCTAGCAAGAAACGGCGAAGAATTTGAGCTAAAGCCAGAGACAATGGAAATTTATGAGAGTGAAATTTTGAATTATTCACACCCTTTTTTGACACTTCGTTTAAGTGTAAGTGAGGGGAGTTACATCCGCTCTTATGCAGAAATTTTTGGGCAAAAAGTTTGTTATAATGTAACTTTAAGCTCATTAAAGAGGGTGAGCGAGGGTAAATTTCGCTATGAAAATGAAAAATTTTTAAATATTTGCAATTTTTTAAATATTGAGCAAAACACGTATTTTGGGGATATTAACAACATACTTGACGGCAAGAAATTAAAAATTAACGATTTTGAAACACAAACACAAGGAATTTATTTGCTAAATTATGATAAATTTATGAGCGTAATCCAAATCATGGATGATACTATAAATTACACTTTAAACAAGGTAGAAAAATGTTAA
- the csrA gene encoding carbon storage regulator CsrA, with protein sequence MLILARKENEEILLGNDIKVVVVSISKSTVKLGIEAPRNTMILRSELANDIKNENIHATKKASEADIHELAKKIEK encoded by the coding sequence ATGTTAATCTTAGCAAGAAAAGAAAACGAAGAAATTTTACTAGGTAACGACATAAAAGTCGTCGTAGTAAGTATCTCAAAAAGCACCGTTAAGCTTGGTATCGAGGCCCCGCGCAACACAATGATACTAAGAAGCGAGCTGGCAAACGATATCAAAAACGAAAATATCCACGCTACAAAAAAAGCAAGCGAAGCCGATATCCACGAGCTTGCGAAAAAAATCGAGAAATGA
- a CDS encoding 4-(cytidine 5'-diphospho)-2-C-methyl-D-erythritol kinase, which translates to MKSFAKINVFLKVVGTRGNYHEILSRFVLCEQLFDEIYFKRSNSFAIECDNKEIKENIIQKAIDELKKAGFSNELDEFFSSHKIIINKQIPIGAGLGGGSSNAATFLLMVNDELNLNIKRENLMQIASKIGADVAFFVSGYRAANVSGIGEIIEEFDDEVPNLNIFTPNVFCSTPMVYQEFRSNFLQYIDVNAAKKMQNLKSKELLEIYKNEELNDLFTPCFKLYPQMNEFRDKFLSGSGSSVFSVK; encoded by the coding sequence ATGAAAAGCTTTGCAAAGATCAACGTATTTTTGAAGGTAGTTGGCACCAGAGGCAACTACCACGAAATTTTGTCACGTTTTGTTCTTTGCGAGCAGCTTTTTGATGAAATTTATTTTAAAAGGTCAAATTCTTTTGCTATCGAATGCGACAATAAAGAGATAAAAGAAAACATCATCCAAAAAGCGATAGACGAGCTAAAAAAAGCTGGCTTTTCAAACGAGCTAGATGAGTTTTTTAGCTCTCATAAAATCATCATCAACAAACAAATCCCAATAGGTGCTGGTCTAGGAGGAGGCAGTTCAAACGCTGCCACCTTTTTACTAATGGTAAATGACGAGCTAAATTTAAATATAAAACGCGAAAATTTGATGCAAATAGCCTCCAAAATCGGCGCAGATGTTGCCTTTTTTGTCAGTGGCTACAGGGCAGCAAATGTAAGCGGCATAGGCGAGATCATAGAAGAATTTGACGATGAAGTGCCAAATTTAAATATCTTCACGCCAAATGTTTTTTGCTCCACACCGATGGTTTATCAAGAATTTAGAAGCAATTTCTTACAATACATAGACGTTAATGCTGCAAAAAAGATGCAAAATTTAAAGAGCAAAGAGCTACTTGAAATTTATAAAAACGAGGAGCTAAACGATCTTTTTACCCCATGCTTTAAGCTCTATCCACAGATGAACGAGTTTAGGGATAAATTTCTAAGCGGCAGCGGCAGTAGCGTATTTAGCGTAAAATAA
- the smpB gene encoding SsrA-binding protein SmpB, translating to MKDLAKNKKALHDFSILETFEAGIVLKGSEVKALRAGRANLKDSFVRVIKGELFLLNAHISYLETTHSTFRPNERAARKLLMHRKQIDKIFGQVSQDGLTLVVLALYLSDKNIVKARLALAKGKNLHDKRETLKRREADKEARAAIKRYV from the coding sequence ATAAAAGATCTAGCAAAAAACAAAAAAGCTTTGCATGACTTTAGCATACTTGAGACCTTTGAAGCTGGCATCGTTTTAAAAGGCAGCGAGGTCAAGGCTCTAAGGGCTGGCAGAGCAAATTTAAAAGATAGCTTTGTGCGCGTCATAAAGGGTGAGCTTTTCTTACTAAACGCTCATATCAGCTATCTTGAAACCACACACAGCACATTTCGTCCAAATGAGCGAGCAGCCAGAAAACTTTTGATGCACAGAAAGCAGATCGATAAAATTTTCGGTCAAGTCTCACAAGATGGGCTTACTTTGGTTGTTTTGGCACTTTATCTAAGCGATAAAAATATCGTAAAAGCAAGGCTGGCCCTTGCAAAAGGTAAAAATTTACACGACAAGCGCGAGACTTTAAAAAGACGTGAGGCAGACAAAGAGGCAAGAGCTGCCATAAAAAGATATGTTTAA
- a CDS encoding thioredoxin: MKNLLVLIIALFAFFGCGEDESSSANFKEFSLNEEVKLVDVSGKELTLVRKDHGFAIKNDENKVLMIDIFGTFCPPCQKEAAELTKYQLENKDKFTLIGLTHFENVTNEYVLHEFMQKFNAYYFITNDQKINDRLAEQIVRDIEYKHEIALPFKVVIKNGEYQILTDVDSGQYGVKYYLGGIKVTKMKEDLAKIYETK; this comes from the coding sequence ATGAAAAATTTACTTGTTTTAATAATCGCTTTATTTGCTTTTTTTGGGTGCGGCGAAGATGAGAGCAGCAGTGCAAATTTTAAAGAATTTAGCCTAAATGAAGAGGTCAAACTTGTAGATGTAAGCGGTAAGGAGCTTACTTTGGTTAGAAAAGATCATGGTTTTGCTATCAAAAATGATGAAAATAAAGTTTTAATGATCGACATTTTTGGCACATTTTGCCCGCCTTGCCAAAAAGAGGCAGCCGAGCTTACAAAATATCAGCTTGAAAACAAAGATAAATTTACGCTAATCGGACTAACTCACTTTGAAAATGTCACAAATGAGTATGTTTTGCATGAATTTATGCAAAAATTTAACGCCTACTACTTCATAACAAACGATCAAAAGATAAATGACAGGCTTGCCGAGCAGATCGTAAGAGATATCGAATACAAACATGAGATCGCACTACCTTTTAAAGTGGTGATCAAAAACGGCGAATATCAAATTTTAACAGACGTAGATAGCGGACAATACGGAGTAAAATACTATCTTGGCGGCATAAAAGTCACAAAAATGAAAGAAGATTTGGCAAAAATTTATGAAACAAAATAA
- the flgB gene encoding flagellar basal body rod protein FlgB: MFVLDRSKSSPLVESALAGRELRQKLISGNLANVDTPFYKARDVRFEDVLREKANEIYNVSESKKLNLAKTNEAHMAAVDFPKSDTAQIFLRDGHMARNDANTVDLDVETTEMGKNTVMINALDSAYKAQGNIFKSVIDASAKN; the protein is encoded by the coding sequence ATGTTTGTTTTAGATAGATCAAAATCTAGCCCCCTTGTCGAATCAGCCCTTGCAGGCAGAGAACTACGCCAAAAGCTCATTTCTGGCAACCTTGCAAATGTTGATACACCATTTTACAAGGCTAGAGATGTAAGATTTGAAGATGTTTTAAGAGAAAAAGCAAATGAAATTTATAACGTTTCAGAGAGCAAAAAACTAAATTTAGCTAAAACAAACGAAGCGCACATGGCTGCGGTTGATTTTCCAAAAAGTGACACAGCTCAAATTTTCTTGCGTGATGGTCACATGGCTAGAAATGACGCAAATACGGTTGATCTTGATGTTGAGACAACAGAAATGGGCAAAAACACAGTTATGATAAACGCCCTTGATAGCGCTTACAAGGCTCAGGGCAATATCTTTAAAAGCGTAATAGACGCAAGTGCTAAGAACTAG
- the flgC gene encoding flagellar basal body rod protein FlgC — protein sequence MSYLNDFDISGYGLSAQRFRMNVISSNIANAQTTRTAEGGPYRRQEVIFKEMNFDKILNDQLKNSQSLLDYENPLDDPSSPKNAHPALTSVIVDKVVRDDKDFQLKYDPSHPDANANGYVAFPNINPVIEMADLLEATRAYQANVASFQNAKTIAQSAISLISGQA from the coding sequence ATGTCATACTTAAATGATTTTGATATTAGCGGATACGGACTAAGCGCGCAACGCTTCAGAATGAACGTCATCAGCTCAAACATAGCAAACGCTCAAACCACAAGGACGGCTGAGGGTGGCCCTTACAGAAGACAAGAGGTCATCTTTAAAGAGATGAACTTTGATAAAATTTTAAACGATCAACTTAAAAACTCACAAAGTTTGCTTGATTATGAAAATCCACTCGATGACCCAAGTTCACCCAAAAACGCTCACCCTGCCCTAACTAGCGTGATCGTAGATAAAGTGGTGCGCGATGACAAGGACTTTCAACTAAAATACGACCCTAGCCACCCAGATGCAAATGCAAATGGCTACGTTGCATTTCCAAATATAAACCCAGTCATCGAGATGGCTGACTTGCTCGAGGCGACAAGGGCTTATCAAGCAAATGTAGCGTCATTTCAAAACGCAAAAACAATAGCACAAAGTGCGATATCACTTATTTCAGGACAAGCATAA
- the fliE gene encoding flagellar hook-basal body complex protein FliE — protein MINSINLDKLNKNENSNKIAKAGEEGGFENALNDSLKELNKVQINADKAIADLATGEVKDLHQAAIAIGKAETSMKLMLEIRNKALSAYKEISRTQI, from the coding sequence ATGATAAATAGTATAAATTTAGATAAGTTAAATAAAAACGAAAATTCAAACAAAATAGCAAAAGCAGGCGAAGAAGGCGGCTTTGAAAATGCACTAAACGACTCTTTAAAAGAGCTAAATAAGGTTCAAATAAACGCCGATAAAGCCATAGCTGATCTTGCAACTGGCGAGGTAAAAGACCTTCACCAAGCAGCTATCGCGATAGGCAAAGCAGAGACTAGTATGAAGCTTATGCTAGAAATTCGCAACAAAGCGCTAAGCGCATACAAAGAAATTTCAAGAACGCAAATTTAA
- a CDS encoding peptidoglycan D,D-transpeptidase FtsI family protein yields MNSRKSKITILFLLITFGISIFVLVIFYRASIERKLPKLQTSDVNTAIRGNIVTKDGFSISSSQKLYKVMLDTRNIDPNKKEMFIKLYSLYSGDDPNKVRKIINGTKGLVTLSYSIDAKGATYLQELSRKLNRKGILISYLDPKTGLASFQGMRVMESGQNRKFMSKDALTPAIGYVSKTESDALTKSKGVKGLERYYEDYLAPIQNAKILGPRDIGNNIILTSDSNLATRVDGYNAVLSVPLKFQTKLEQILDEKREFLDAKELIICIMNSKNGEILALASSSRYDPSNIRKQDYSALNSSASEYAYEVGSVFKPFIFSILLQEKKVNPFELVNTYNGRYQLGKRIIKDTHPEPFMSAEDIIVHSSNIGMIQLVERLNGPQIYQGLLNFGFSRKTGIDLPYEQVGMMPTVTKLNSSTYKATVSYGYGLQATFMQLLKAYNTFNNKGIEVTPHMVAYLERNGKRYDLPKAEPTQVISQETAKIMKRILIKTVEKGTGLKAFTPGLEIGGKTGTAHIASGKGGYSNTYNGSFFGFVNDTRGNSYTIGVLARDPKKPYYYFGAQSALPTFKKAVDLMVEDGYLFPDPNVIAEFEAKKDKLNNDKVKQKPALD; encoded by the coding sequence ATGAATTCCAGAAAATCAAAAATAACCATACTCTTTTTATTAATTACTTTTGGAATTTCAATCTTTGTGCTCGTCATATTTTATAGAGCAAGCATCGAGCGAAAGCTTCCTAAGCTTCAAACAAGCGACGTAAATACCGCAATCCGCGGCAATATCGTCACGAAAGATGGCTTTAGCATCTCATCAAGCCAAAAGCTCTACAAAGTGATGCTTGACACCAGAAACATCGATCCAAACAAAAAAGAGATGTTTATCAAGCTCTACTCACTTTATAGCGGCGACGATCCAAACAAAGTAAGAAAGATCATAAACGGCACAAAAGGCCTTGTCACGCTCTCTTACAGCATCGACGCAAAGGGCGCTACCTATCTTCAGGAGCTTTCAAGAAAGCTAAACCGTAAGGGAATTTTGATCTCATACCTTGATCCAAAGACTGGGCTTGCTTCATTTCAGGGTATGCGCGTGATGGAGAGCGGTCAAAACCGTAAATTTATGTCAAAGGACGCCTTAACGCCAGCTATTGGCTACGTGAGCAAAACAGAGAGCGACGCACTTACCAAAAGCAAAGGTGTAAAAGGCCTTGAGAGATACTACGAGGACTACCTAGCTCCGATACAAAACGCCAAAATCCTTGGCCCGCGTGATATTGGCAACAATATAATTTTAACTAGCGATTCAAATTTAGCAACGAGGGTTGATGGCTACAACGCAGTGCTTTCTGTACCGCTTAAATTTCAAACCAAGTTAGAGCAAATTTTAGATGAAAAACGTGAATTTCTAGACGCAAAAGAGCTAATCATCTGCATAATGAATAGCAAAAATGGCGAAATTCTAGCCCTGGCTTCTAGCTCAAGATATGATCCATCAAATATAAGAAAGCAAGATTATAGCGCGCTAAATTCGAGCGCGAGCGAGTATGCATACGAGGTTGGATCGGTTTTTAAACCATTTATCTTCTCCATACTACTTCAAGAAAAAAAGGTAAATCCTTTTGAGCTAGTAAATACCTACAACGGCCGCTATCAGCTAGGCAAAAGGATCATCAAAGATACCCACCCAGAGCCTTTTATGAGCGCTGAAGACATCATCGTGCATAGCTCAAACATCGGCATGATCCAGCTAGTAGAACGCTTAAATGGTCCGCAAATTTATCAAGGGCTTTTAAATTTTGGCTTTTCAAGAAAGACTGGCATCGACCTGCCATACGAGCAAGTAGGCATGATGCCAACGGTTACCAAGCTAAATTCATCGACCTATAAAGCGACAGTTAGCTACGGATACGGCCTGCAAGCGACATTTATGCAGCTTTTGAAAGCTTATAACACCTTTAATAACAAAGGCATCGAGGTGACACCGCACATGGTGGCATATCTTGAGCGAAACGGCAAGCGCTACGATCTGCCAAAAGCAGAGCCAACACAGGTCATCTCGCAAGAGACCGCAAAGATAATGAAGAGAATTTTGATAAAAACAGTTGAAAAAGGTACTGGCTTAAAGGCATTTACGCCAGGTCTTGAGATAGGCGGTAAAACTGGCACCGCGCACATCGCTTCTGGCAAAGGCGGATATAGCAACACCTACAACGGCTCCTTTTTTGGCTTCGTAAACGACACAAGAGGCAACAGCTACACCATAGGCGTTTTGGCAAGAGATCCTAAAAAACCTTACTACTACTTTGGTGCGCAAAGTGCGTTGCCGACATTCAAAAAGGCCGTTGATCTAATGGTTGAAGATGGCTATTTATTCCCAGATCCTAATGTCATAGCCGAGTTTGAAGCTAAAAAAGACAAGCTCAACAACGACAAAGTAAAGCAAAAACCAGCGTTAGACTAA